One genomic segment of Peromyscus leucopus breed LL Stock chromosome 23, UCI_PerLeu_2.1, whole genome shotgun sequence includes these proteins:
- the Stx2 gene encoding syntaxin-2 isoform X2 — MRDRLPDLTACRKSDDGDSAVVIAEKDHFMDDFFHQVEEIRGSIARIAQHVEDVKKNHSIILSAPNPEGKIKEELEDLNKEIKKTANRIRGKLKAIEQSCDQDESGNRTSVDLRIRRTQHSVLSRKFVEVMTEYNEAQILFRERSKGRIQRQLEITGRTTTDDELEEMLESGKPSIFISDIISDSQITRQALNEIESRHKDIMKLETSIRELHEMFMDMAMFVETQGEMVNNIERNVMNAVDYVEHAKEETKKAIKYQSKARRKVMFILICVVTLLVILGIILATALS; from the exons TGTAGGAAAAGTGACGATGGAGACAGTGCTGTCGTCATTGCTGAGAAGGACCATTTCATGGACGATTTCTTCCATCAG GTGGAGGAGATTCGAGGCAGCATAGCCAGGATTGCTCAGCACGTGGAAGACGTGAAGAAGAACCACAGCATCATCCTTTCtgccccaaacccagaaggaa aaataaaagaagagctGGAAGACCTGAACAAAGAGATCAAGAAAACCGCTAACCGGATCCGAGGCAAGCTAAAGG CTATTGAGCAGAGCTGTGATCAGGACGAAAGTGGGAACCGAACTTCTGTGGACCTGCGGATACGACGGACCCAG CACTCGGTGCTGTCCCGGAAGTTTGTGGAGGTCATGACGGAGTACAATGAAGCACAGATCCTGTTTCGGGAGCGAAGCAAAGGCCGAATCCAGCGCCAGCTAGAGATCA CTGGGAGGACCACCACTGACGATGAGCTGGAGGAGATGCTGGAGAGCGGGAAGCCGTCCATCTTCATCTCGGAT ATTATATCAGATTCACAAATCACTAGGCAAGCTCTCAACGAGATCGAGTCACGTCACAAAGACATCATGAAGCTGGAGACCAGCATCCGAGAGCTGCACGAGATGTTCATGGATATGGCCATGTTCGTGGAGACCCAG GGTGAAATGGTCAACAACATCGAGAGAAACGTGATGAATGCTGTAGACTATGTCGAACACGccaaggaagaaaccaagaaagccaTCAAATATCAGAGTAAAGCCAGGCGG AAGGTGATGTTCATCCTCATTTGTGTAGTCACTTTGCTTGTGATCCTTGGAATTATCCTAGCAACAGCATTGTCATAG
- the Stx2 gene encoding syntaxin-2 isoform X3: protein MDDFFHQVEEIRGSIARIAQHVEDVKKNHSIILSAPNPEGKIKEELEDLNKEIKKTANRIRGKLKAIEQSCDQDESGNRTSVDLRIRRTQHSVLSRKFVEVMTEYNEAQILFRERSKGRIQRQLEITGRTTTDDELEEMLESGKPSIFISDIISDSQITRQALNEIESRHKDIMKLETSIRELHEMFMDMAMFVETQGEMVNNIERNVMNAVDYVEHAKEETKKAIKYQSKARRKKWIIAAVVVAVIAVLALIIGLSVGK from the exons ATGGACGATTTCTTCCATCAG GTGGAGGAGATTCGAGGCAGCATAGCCAGGATTGCTCAGCACGTGGAAGACGTGAAGAAGAACCACAGCATCATCCTTTCtgccccaaacccagaaggaa aaataaaagaagagctGGAAGACCTGAACAAAGAGATCAAGAAAACCGCTAACCGGATCCGAGGCAAGCTAAAGG CTATTGAGCAGAGCTGTGATCAGGACGAAAGTGGGAACCGAACTTCTGTGGACCTGCGGATACGACGGACCCAG CACTCGGTGCTGTCCCGGAAGTTTGTGGAGGTCATGACGGAGTACAATGAAGCACAGATCCTGTTTCGGGAGCGAAGCAAAGGCCGAATCCAGCGCCAGCTAGAGATCA CTGGGAGGACCACCACTGACGATGAGCTGGAGGAGATGCTGGAGAGCGGGAAGCCGTCCATCTTCATCTCGGAT ATTATATCAGATTCACAAATCACTAGGCAAGCTCTCAACGAGATCGAGTCACGTCACAAAGACATCATGAAGCTGGAGACCAGCATCCGAGAGCTGCACGAGATGTTCATGGATATGGCCATGTTCGTGGAGACCCAG GGTGAAATGGTCAACAACATCGAGAGAAACGTGATGAATGCTGTAGACTATGTCGAACACGccaaggaagaaaccaagaaagccaTCAAATATCAGAGTAAAGCCAGGCGG AAAAAGTGGATAATTGCTGCTGTGGTGGTGGCTGTCATCGCTGTCCTGGCTCTAATCATTGGCTTATCGGTTGGCAAATGA
- the Stx2 gene encoding syntaxin-2 isoform X1, protein MRDRLPDLTACRKSDDGDSAVVIAEKDHFMDDFFHQVEEIRGSIARIAQHVEDVKKNHSIILSAPNPEGKIKEELEDLNKEIKKTANRIRGKLKAIEQSCDQDESGNRTSVDLRIRRTQHSVLSRKFVEVMTEYNEAQILFRERSKGRIQRQLEITGRTTTDDELEEMLESGKPSIFISDIISDSQITRQALNEIESRHKDIMKLETSIRELHEMFMDMAMFVETQGEMVNNIERNVMNAVDYVEHAKEETKKAIKYQSKARRKKWIIAAVVVAVIAVLALIIGLSVGK, encoded by the exons TGTAGGAAAAGTGACGATGGAGACAGTGCTGTCGTCATTGCTGAGAAGGACCATTTCATGGACGATTTCTTCCATCAG GTGGAGGAGATTCGAGGCAGCATAGCCAGGATTGCTCAGCACGTGGAAGACGTGAAGAAGAACCACAGCATCATCCTTTCtgccccaaacccagaaggaa aaataaaagaagagctGGAAGACCTGAACAAAGAGATCAAGAAAACCGCTAACCGGATCCGAGGCAAGCTAAAGG CTATTGAGCAGAGCTGTGATCAGGACGAAAGTGGGAACCGAACTTCTGTGGACCTGCGGATACGACGGACCCAG CACTCGGTGCTGTCCCGGAAGTTTGTGGAGGTCATGACGGAGTACAATGAAGCACAGATCCTGTTTCGGGAGCGAAGCAAAGGCCGAATCCAGCGCCAGCTAGAGATCA CTGGGAGGACCACCACTGACGATGAGCTGGAGGAGATGCTGGAGAGCGGGAAGCCGTCCATCTTCATCTCGGAT ATTATATCAGATTCACAAATCACTAGGCAAGCTCTCAACGAGATCGAGTCACGTCACAAAGACATCATGAAGCTGGAGACCAGCATCCGAGAGCTGCACGAGATGTTCATGGATATGGCCATGTTCGTGGAGACCCAG GGTGAAATGGTCAACAACATCGAGAGAAACGTGATGAATGCTGTAGACTATGTCGAACACGccaaggaagaaaccaagaaagccaTCAAATATCAGAGTAAAGCCAGGCGG AAAAAGTGGATAATTGCTGCTGTGGTGGTGGCTGTCATCGCTGTCCTGGCTCTAATCATTGGCTTATCGGTTGGCAAATGA